In one Cyclopterus lumpus isolate fCycLum1 chromosome 22, fCycLum1.pri, whole genome shotgun sequence genomic region, the following are encoded:
- the LOC117751616 gene encoding phospholipid phosphatase-related protein type 3-like, producing MTSPKNKAKKKQPKDSMTLLPCFYFVELPIVLSSLVSLYFLELTDVLSPATVGFRCHDRDLSMPYVETGDELIPLLMLLSLAFAGPAASIMMGEGLMYCLQSKLKTCPKSESSINAGGCSFNSFLRRTVRFVGVHVFGLLATALVTDVIQLATGYHAPFFLTVCQPNYTAPGVSCDNNAYVTRDVCLGKDQYAIVSARKTFPSQHATLSGFAAVYISMYFNASISSTTKLLKPLLVFGFCMAAGLAGLTQITQHRSHPIDVYVGYVIGAGIGVYLAVFAVGNFKASDEDAPPSQKLAPAQPKDGLRVLNQRSHDSLYRKTPRASESREELGAGLGAGLGSGARCKVRREKASLASLKRASADVELLATRGPMGKETMVTFSNTLPRVANGNSPISPSDELPAAQRHMTFHVPYDSQRSRQLVSEWRQRSLELRSQSSRDEEDGADDGRDGGEEGGGGGAAGEGEQETPSSLYPTVQANKGSATPTGSRMAVAPPLVHIPEEASRPPPVSPKSAKTRAKWLSLTEGGGGGGGGGGKEPGAGPIAVSTPRVPNTQPGQPRVTQVIAMSKQQGHAVSSSAKTSEGGSSSSSSGGGGGGSNCSESPYYRIPSDRDSCTGSNPGSIAGSGSIVTIDAHAPHHPVVRVSAANGKPWEWRNTISGNMMACDAAGDKHRVSLQRQDNVNHYRDYRTLPMKTDSPCSSSAGGGGELPPPPLPHPPLLLSSSPLPPPPPHSSASPLPPPPHPSSSPMLPPLPHPASSHMPPPPHLSSQMPPPPLPSSSQMPPPPSPIVLPNAPASSPVLLSNAPASASILFPFATAPSPSVLHASAPSPVLLRHAPPSPAPRPADGRPQPGAVPLLHAASPALGLRPEPRGAGALLQGHAERADVIAVRRLQWFPRPETRLKETAKTRGERFMTF from the exons ATGACCTCCCCCAAAAACAAAGCCAAGAAGAAACAACCCAAAGACAGCATGACGCTGCTgccgtgcttttattttgtagag ctCCCcatcgtcctctcctccttggTGTCCCTGTACTTCCTGGAGCTGACAGATGTGTTGTCCCCGGCGACCGTGGGCTTCCGTTGCCACGACCGTGACCTGTCCATGCCCTACGTGGAGACGGGTGACGAGCTCATCCCTCTGCTGATGCTGCTCAGTTTGGCCTTCGCCGGTCCTGCAGCGTCC ATCATGATGGGGGAGGGGCTGATGTACTGCTTGCAGTCCAAACTGAAGACGTGTCCCAAGTCGGAGAGCAGCATCAACGCCGGCGGCTGCAGCTTCAACTCCTTCCTACGCAGAACCGTGCGCTTCGTCG GTGTGCACGTGTTCGGTCTCCTGGCAACGGCCTTGGTGACAGATGTCATCCAATTGGCCACCGGTTACCACGCCCCTTTCTTCCTCACCGTCTGCCAGCCCAATTACACGGCTCCGGGAGTGTCGTGCGACAACAACGCCTACGTCACGCGGGACGTCTGCCTGGGGAAAGACCAATACGCCATCGTGTCGGCCAG GAAAACATTTCCGTCCCAGCATGCAACGCTCTCTGGCTTCGCTGCTGTCTATATCTCC atgtATTTCAACGCCAGCATTAGCAGCACCACCAAGCTGCTGAAGCCGTTGCTGGTGTTTGGGTTCTGCATGGCGGCGGGCCTCGCCGGGCTGACGCAGATCACTCAGCACCGCAGCCACCCGATAGACGTCTACGTGGGCTACGTCATCGGAGCCGGCATCGGGGTCTACCTG GCTGTGTTTGCAGTGGGAAACTTCAAAGCATCAGACGAAGACGCTCCCCCGTCCCAGAAACTGGCCCCGGCTCAGCCGAAGGACGGCCTCAGGGTGCTGAACCAGCGGAGCCACGACTCCCTGTACAGGAAGACTCCCCGGGCGtctgagagcagagaggagctgggggCGGGGCTGGGGGCGGGGCTGGGGTCCGGGGCTCGCTGTAAGGTGAGGAGGGAAAAGGCCTCCCTGGCCTCCCTCAAACGAGCGAGCGCCGACGTGGAGCTCCTGGCGACCCGCGGCCCCATGGGCAAGGAAACCATGGTGACCTTCAGCAACACCTTGCCCCGCGTCGCCAACGGCAACAGCCCCATCTCCCCGTCGGACGAGCTGCCCGCCGCGCAGCGTCACATGACCTTCCACGTGCCCTACGATTCCCAGAGGTCTCGGCAGCTGGTGTCCGAGTGGCGTCAGCGCTCGCTGGAGCTGCGCAGCCAGAGCTCACGGGACGAGGAGGACGGGGCGGACGACGGGAGGGacggaggggaggaaggaggaggaggaggagcagcgggagagggagagcaggagaCGCCTTCGTCTCTTTACCCCACAGTGCAGGCCAACAAGGGCAGCGCCACTCCGACTGGATCCCGGATGGCGGTGGCGCCCCCGCTGGTTCACATCCCCGAGGAGGCCTCTCGCCCGCCGCCCGTCTCCCCAAAGAGTGCCAAGACCCGCGCCAAGTGGCTGTCGCTCAccgagggaggagggggaggaggaggaggaggggggaaagagCCGGGGGCCGGGCCCATCGCCGTGTCCACGCCCCGCGTTCCCAACACGCAGCCCGGCCAGCCGAGGGTCACTCAG GTGATAGCCATGTCCAAGCAGCAGGGCCACGCCGTCTCTTCGTCCGCGAAGACGTCGGAAggcggctcctcctcctcctcctccggcggcggcggcggcgggtcCAACTGCTCCGAGTCGCCCTACTACCGCATCCCGTCCGACCGCGACAGCTGCACGGGCAGCAACCCGGGGAGCATCGCCGGCAGCGGGAGCATCGTCACGATCGACGCTCACGCCCCCCACCACCCGGTGGTGCGCGTGTCGGCCGCCAACGGCAAGCCGTGGGAGTGGAGGAACACCATCAGCGGCAACATGATGGCGTGCGACGCGGCCGGCGACAAGCACCGCGTCTCGCTGCAGCGGCAGGACAACGTCAACCACTACCGGGATTACCGGACGCTGCCCATGAAAACGGACTCGCCGTGCTCCTCCTCGGCCGGCGGGGGAGGGGAGTTGCCTCCCCCGCCTCTGCCTCACCCTCCTCTGCTGTTGTCGTCGTCCCCTCTCCCGCCACCGCCTCCTCACTCGTCCGCTTCGCCCttgcctccccctcctcacccgAGCTCCTCGCCGATGCTTCCGCCGCTCCCTCACCCGGCCTCCTCCCACATGCCTCCCCcgcctcacctgtcctctcAGATGCCCCCACCGCCCCTGCCATCGTCCTCTCAGATGCCCCCGCCTC CCTCACCCATCGTCCTCCCAAATGCCCCCGCCTCCTCACCCGTTCTCCTGTCAAATGCCCCCGCCTCCGCGTCCATCCTCTTCCCCTTTGCCACCGCCCCCTCACCCAGCGTCCTCCATGCCTCCGCCCCCTCACCCGTCCTGCTCCGGCatgctcccccctcccccgcacCCCGACCTGCTGATGGACGGCCACAGCCAGGCGCTGTCCCGCTCCTCCACGCTGCCTCGCCGGCCCTCGGTCTCCGCCCGGAGCCACGCGGAGCAGGAGCACTACTACAAGGCCATGCAGAACGAGCGGATGTTATAGCCGTCCGTCGTCTGCAATGGTTTCCACGTCCGGAGACTCGGCTGAAAGAGACGGCGAAGACACGCGGCGAGAGATTTATGACTTTTTga